In the Candidatus Poribacteria bacterium genome, one interval contains:
- a CDS encoding J domain-containing protein, translated as MNANPDYYALLGVPPQATIGEIRRAYRRLALIHHPDKNPGNEAEARLLFDAVAAAYAVLSNDHQRRLYDRRMRATQSQTAPRPSCNNARIDLAYRVLDLLLIEDAAEALRQFDRLLRVTGTDAGALDLERYLDDGDARDCEFL; from the coding sequence GTGAACGCCAACCCAGACTACTATGCACTCCTCGGCGTGCCGCCCCAGGCGACGATCGGCGAGATCCGACGAGCCTACAGACGGCTTGCGCTGATCCACCATCCCGACAAGAACCCCGGCAACGAAGCCGAAGCGCGCCTCCTCTTCGACGCCGTCGCGGCCGCATACGCCGTCCTGTCGAACGACCACCAGCGTCGCCTCTACGACCGGCGCATGCGTGCCACCCAGAGCCAGACAGCGCCTCGCCCGTCCTGCAACAACGCACGCATCGACCTGGCATACCGCGTCCTGGACCTGCTGCTCATCGAGGATGCCGCCGAGGCGCTTCGGCAGTTCGACCGGCTCTTGCGCGTGACGGGAACGGACGCAGGGGCGCTCGACCTAGAGCGCTACCTCGACGACGGCGACGCGCGAGACTGCGAATTCCTT